One region of Alosa sapidissima isolate fAloSap1 chromosome 1, fAloSap1.pri, whole genome shotgun sequence genomic DNA includes:
- the LOC121719922 gene encoding uncharacterized protein LOC121719922 translates to MDAVESFLAAPTAELLNSLSKDNVFKVAEHFQIEITLSKTSKVHALRTFLKDRLVERQVLTLSSDTEEPAAHSSPHLVAPVKLSFDTSRSNEGLTFEQRKELRLLELEQQSKDRDLDRQLELDKFKVQRELELQKEEYGLKDREQARQLELEKIRFMHQLEEKKLAHEVERLRLVAEGKITDGTLSGNDGRSAGLNLAHMIKLLPRFNEKDPDVFFSLFESIAEDRGWDDTDKILLLQSVLVGKAQEAYISLSGSQRKVYKSVKEAVLKVYELVAEAYRQRFRSWRKGEKQAHVEVARELGTHFYRWLAAEV, encoded by the exons ATGGACGCGGTTGAGAGTTTTTTGGCCGCTCCTACAGCGGAACTTTTAAATTCCCTCTCAAAAGATAATGTTTTTAAGGTGGCAGAGCATTTTCAAATCGAGATAACCTTAAGTAAAACCAGTAAAGTGCATGCACTTAGGACATTTCTGAAAGATAGGCTGGTCGAGCGACAGGTGTTGACTCTCTCTTCGGATACGGAGGAGCCAGCTGCACATTCGAGCCCTCATTTGGTAGCTCCGGTGAAGTTGTCTTTTGACACTTCACGTTCCAATGAAGGCCTTACATTTGAACAGCGTAAGGAGCTGCGGCTATTAGAGTTGGAACAACAGTCTAAAGACCGTGATTTAGATCGTCAATTGGAACTGGATAAATTTAAGGTACAGCGCGAATTGGAATTACAAAAAGAGGAATATGGGTTGAAGGACAGGGAACAGGCACGTCAGTTAGAACTGGAGAAAATTCGGTTTATGCATCAGTTAGAAGAGAAGAAACTAGCTCATGAAGTCGAGCGTTTGCGGCTGGTGGCTGAAGGTAAGATTACTGATGGTACCCTGTCTGGTAATGACGGACGTTCGGCAGGCTTGAATTTAGCTCATATGATTAAATTGTTGCCTAGATTTAATGAGAAGGATCCagacgtttttttttctttgtttgagAGCATAGCAGAAGATAGAGGTTGGGATGACACTGATAAAATCTTGCTCTTGCAAAGTGTACTAGTGGGTAAAGCTCAGGAGGCTTATATTTCTCTATCGGGGTCTCAGAGGAAAGTTTATAAGTCTGTTAAGGAAGCCGTCTTAAAAGTGTATGAGTTGGTGGCCGAGGCCTACCGCCAGCGTTTTAGGAGTTGGCGGAAAGGGGAGAAGCAGGCTCACGTGGAGGTAGCCAGAGAATTAGGCACTCATTTTTATCGTTGGCTGGCAGCAGAGG TCTAG